The Thermasporomyces composti region CGGCGTCAACGGGGAGAAAGGAGCTGACGGCGGAGGCGGCTCCGACTTGCAACAGGCGACGGCGGGACAGGTGCGGCATCGACGAACTCCCGGTACTCACGCGTCGTCGATCAAAGGCTCAGGGCTCAGCGATGAAGTACTGCTCGGGATTGGTGGGACCTGGTGTGGCATAGACGTTGGCGTCGGGCATGGACGCCGGAACGTTGTGGAAGTCGTTGGCGACGATCCCATAGCCCATCGCCGGCTGCACCGTTCCGATCAGCCAGAACTGGTCCGCGGCGATGGCGAGAATCTGTCGGAAAAGGTCGACCCGGGTCGCCTCGTCGATCGTGGCTTGAAGCTTGCGATAGAGGCTCATCTGCCGTCTCGCCGGCTCCGGTGGCTTCTCCCCGCTGGCTCCTCGGGAGGTAAACCACGCGGCCCACGCCACCGCGTAGGCAGACTCGGAGCTGAACGGGAAGTAGCAACGGGGATCCATGATGGCGTCTTGGAGTCCGCCCGGCCCTTGCCAGACGACCGCGTCGTGGGCGTTGGCGTCCTTGCGCTGGTAGAACAGCGACCTGTCCTCGGTCTTGACGTCGATCTGGACGCCCACCTCGTGCCAGTAGCCTTTGATGAGCTGGAGAGCGTCGACCCAGAAGTCCTTCAACGCAGGGCTGGGTACCTCGACGGCGAAGCGCACGCGCTTCCCGTCGGGTCGGAGCCGAAAGCCTTGACGGTCGCGTTCGGAGAGCCCGGCTCGGTCCAAGTGCTCGTTGGCCTTGTCGAGATCGAACTCGGTGTACTGCTTGGCGAAGCGCTCGTCAAAGAACTCCGACTCCCGTCGGGGTGCCGCCTGCCACGGCTCACCTTGGCCTTGGAGAACTGCGTCGATGAGCTCTTCGCGGTTGATCGCGTAGGACAAGCCGATGCGAAAGTCTTTGTTGCCGAATACCTCGCGCCACACTGGGTCTTTGTGGGTGAGGTTGAGCTGGATGATGAGGTCGTTCATGATGGCGGGCACCAGTTCGAAGAAGTCGAATCCGCCACGGTCGCGGCCGCGGGCAAGGACTGGCTTGTTCCGCAGCGTGTTGATGTGTCGTGCGTGCATGCTCAGCTCGCCATTGCTCGCCTTGAGCAGGATGACCTGCTCGTTGCCGACAATGTGGAAGACCACGCGGTCGATGTAGGGCAGCTGCCGGCCTTCGGGATCGGTCTTCCAGTAGTACGGGTTGCGCTCAGCGACCATCTGGGTGCCCTCACCGAGCGCCGTCGTGTAGATCCACGGATACAAGCCAGGCAGGTCGGGGTTGCCTGCCGCGTTCGCGCGAGCGAAGAACAAGTCAGTCCAGCTCGACATCCCCTCGCTCTCGGCCAGCTCGGTCGCCTTCGGGTTGTAGGCCTGATGGAAGCGCTCGAGGTAGTGGCGTGGTCGTGAGGTCAAAGGAGCGCCGATCAACGAGGCGAGGTTCGCGAGGAACAACCCGTTCGGTTCGGCGAACGTGAAGCGCACAGACTGCTCGTCTGGGGCCTCGACCCGCGGCGGCTCGTCCCCCGCCATCAGCCATGACGGCGCCACCGGGTAGAGCTCGTCGTTGAGCAACACGTCCTCGACGGCGAACACGATGTCAGCAGCCGTGAACGGCGCGCCGTCCGACCAGCGCATGCCACGCCGGAGCCGGAACGTGTAGACGCGACCGTCCTGGTCGACCTCGACGCTCTCGGCGATATTGGGGATCGGCTCGGAGAAGTCTGGCCGCCAGCGCATGAGGCACTCGTAGTGGACCGTCTTGTCCAGCCACGGGGTGTCCTCGGGGCCGAGCAGAGCGGTGGTCCACGTTCCACCGTAGACGCCGGCTCGCTCGACCGGCTCGACGACGAGCGGGTTCTCAGGCAGCCGCTCGTCGAGTGGGGGAAGCCTGCCGGCCTTGACCAACTCGGCCAGCATCGGCGCTTCTTTCGCATCGGCTTCCCGCGATGGCTTTCGACTCCGTCGGGTCGCCGGGTCGGTGGACAACGCCTCGCATCCGGTCACGATCGCGGGGAAAACGACCGCGCCCACGCCAGCGAGCAGGGCGCGGCGGCGGGTGAGTGTGTCCGCCATGGGTGGGTCCCTCCTTCCGGCGGAGCGGC contains the following coding sequences:
- a CDS encoding ABC transporter substrate-binding protein, translating into MADTLTRRRALLAGVGAVVFPAIVTGCEALSTDPATRRSRKPSREADAKEAPMLAELVKAGRLPPLDERLPENPLVVEPVERAGVYGGTWTTALLGPEDTPWLDKTVHYECLMRWRPDFSEPIPNIAESVEVDQDGRVYTFRLRRGMRWSDGAPFTAADIVFAVEDVLLNDELYPVAPSWLMAGDEPPRVEAPDEQSVRFTFAEPNGLFLANLASLIGAPLTSRPRHYLERFHQAYNPKATELAESEGMSSWTDLFFARANAAGNPDLPGLYPWIYTTALGEGTQMVAERNPYYWKTDPEGRQLPYIDRVVFHIVGNEQVILLKASNGELSMHARHINTLRNKPVLARGRDRGGFDFFELVPAIMNDLIIQLNLTHKDPVWREVFGNKDFRIGLSYAINREELIDAVLQGQGEPWQAAPRRESEFFDERFAKQYTEFDLDKANEHLDRAGLSERDRQGFRLRPDGKRVRFAVEVPSPALKDFWVDALQLIKGYWHEVGVQIDVKTEDRSLFYQRKDANAHDAVVWQGPGGLQDAIMDPRCYFPFSSESAYAVAWAAWFTSRGASGEKPPEPARRQMSLYRKLQATIDEATRVDLFRQILAIAADQFWLIGTVQPAMGYGIVANDFHNVPASMPDANVYATPGPTNPEQYFIAEP